The genomic region TAATGTCTTTATGTTGAATGCCTTGTAAATACGCCTTTGCAATCTTGCGCCGCGCGAAATTATCAGAATCTAGAACTTTTAATTTTTGACGCAAAAACATCGCTTGAATAGAATCTAAGCGCGAATTTATTCCCTGCAAAGTATGGATATATTTTTGCTCGCTACCACTATTTGCGATTGTGCGGATTGTGTGTATCAAAGCTTCATCATCGCTCACCACCGCACCACCATCACCTAGCGCGCCAAGATTTTTAGCCGGATAAAAGCTAAATGCCCCCGCATTTGCGTAGCTCCCTGCACGTTTTTTGGATTCTGTATTATCAAAATACGCGCCGTGTGCCTGCGCACTATCTTCAATCACAAGCAAATTGTGCTTTTTGGCAAAATCTAAAATTGCACGCATATTACACAACTGCCCAAACAAATGCACAGGCATAATCGCCCTTGTGCGAGAAGTAAGCAGAGAATCTAGCGATAAACAATCAAGCAAAAAATCCTTTTCACTCGGCGGGGCAAAAATGGGCGTGAGACTATTTTGCGTGATGGCAAATGCACTTGCGACATAGCTATTTGTCGGCACAATCACTTCATCAAAATCACGCAGTTTGCCAAGCTCTTTGTAAGCCTTTAAAATCAAAAAAAGCGCATCATACCCACTGCCAACGCCTACGCAATATTTCGCGCCACAATACGCGCTAAACTCGCGCTCGAAAGCTTGACATTCTTCACCCAAAACAAACTGCGCACGAGAAAGATTCTCTTCAAATGTCTTCGCAAAACAAAAGCGTGCATTTATTTTAGCAATATCAATAAATGGGATTTTCAACGCCCACCCCTAGAATCTAGCCTTCTAGCGCCTCTTTGGCGTATTTTTCACCTAACAAAAACGCCTTTTTATTGACTTCTTTTACTTTGTCTGGGACTTTTTCTAGCATTGTTTCAAAGACGATTTCCCTATCCACGCACTTTGTCATTGTAACGGTAATTGCAAGTGCCACAACTGATTGCGTTACGACATTTCCCACTTCCTCTTTTGCAATACTAATGATTGGAATCTCATAGATTCTATAATTTTTCCTATCTTCTTCACTAGGCTTTACGAGGTTTGGCTCTACGACAATAATATTGCCCTTTTTCACACCATTTTTGAAAGAATCATAACTCACCTGTGCAGTGGAAAGCATAAAATCAATTTCGCCCTCACTCGCATAAGGATACAAAATCTCCTCGCTATCAAGCAAAATATCCACCTTCGTCGGTCCGCCACGCACTTGACTTGTATAAGTAGCGGCTTTCACGCCATAGCCTTTGTCTTTGATTTTTGCCTCCGCGAGAATCTCACCTGCGAGCAAAACGCCCTGCCCGCCGACACCTGTAAATCGTAGCTGATGCTCCATTGTTACTTCCCTCCCTTAGCTTGCGCTCTTTTAATCACCTCATCATATGCCTTGCAATACTCTATCCGATTTGTATCGTGCTTTAGCACGCCTGTTGGAAATTTATCGATTTTTTCCTCATCGCTTAGCGCATCAAATTTCGCTTTAGAAACGAGTCTGGATTCTATCCATTGCAACATTCGCGTAGCTTCGCCCATTTTATTTTTACGCCCAAGGTTAATATGGCAGTTGCTATGAATATCAAAGAAACTAAAACCATTATGGCCAAAGCCCTCTACTAAGAGCTTTTCAAGCTTTTTGGGACTTAGCACGCTTTCACGCCCTACAAAACTCGCGCCCGCTGATACAGCCACAGAGCAAGGGTCAAAACTAGGATCGACATTGCCATATTGCGCTGTCACAGTCCAAAAGTCTTTTGGCGTTGTGGGTGAAGTTTGAGAGTTTGTAAGTCCATAGATGAAGTTATTGATAAGCACGAGATTAATATCAATATTCCTGCGACATGCATGAATTGTGTGATTCCCCCCAATAGCCATAGAATCGCCATCTCCAGAGATAACAATCACCTTTTTATCTGGATTTGCAAGCTTTATGCCCGTAGCGTAGGCGAGTGTGCGCCCGTGCGTAGTATGCACAGTGTTGCAATTGACATAAGAAGAGAATCTCCCACTACAACCAATCCCACTCACAATGCACACATCATCCATTTTCCAACCAAGAGTATCAATAGCCCTAATCACAGCCTTAAGCACCACGCCATCGCCACAGCCCCAGCACCAAAGTGTGGGCATTTTATCCATTCGTAGATATTCTTCGTAATTAAATGCCATACTACAACTCCTGTATTTTGTTAATAATTTCAGCAGGAGAAATACTCCTACCATTTGCCTTGCCAAAAAATGCCACTTCGCGTTTTAAAATACGTTCAATTTCCCCAAGATACTGCCCCTTGTTAAGCTCAACAACAAGAATCTTATTGATTCTTTTACCGAGTGCTTGAAGCTGTTTTTGCGGACTAGGCCAAAGTGTGATAGGACGAAACATTCCAACTTTTACGCCATTTTTGCGCAAAGAATTTACCGCCTCTTTGGCTGACAAAGACACAGAACCATAACAAATAAGCGCAATTTCTGCATCTTCTAGCTTGTATTCTTCAAATTTTACAATATCATCGACACTATTTTCAATCTTAGCAAAAAGCCTATCAATCAAGTCTTGCGAGAGCTTCTCGTCCTCTGTTGGGAATCCTGTCGCTCCGTGATGCAAACCTGTAACATGATAGCGATATCCTTTGAAAAATGGATTCAATACCGCAGGCTTGCCAGCCTCTACACCATAGGGCTTGTAGTCCTTTGGATCGCCTTTAAACTCTGCTCGATTGATAATCTCTATCTCACTTAATTCCGGAATCTGCGCTCGCGCGTGCATATGTCCGATAGTCTCATCAAGAAGTAAGAATACAGGTGTCATATATTTTTCGGCGAGATTAAATGCCCTAATTGTCTGCGTGTAAGCCTCGCTGAGATTCCCAACTGCTATGGCGATAGAGCAAAAATCACCATGACTTGGACTTTTTGCTTGATTAACATCGCCTTGTGAAACCCTTGTAGGAAGCCCGGTAGATGGACCGCCACGCATAACATTAACTATTACAAGCGGGATTTCCGCCATAAAGCCATAACCTATCTGCTCTGATTTTAATGAGATTCCCGGACCTGAAGTTGCTGTCATTGCCTTCTTCCCGCTCATTGCCGCACCAAGCGCAACAGAAATGCCTGCAATTTCATCTTCCATTTGGATAAATTTCCCGCCCCTCTTAGGAAGCTCCACACTCATCTCGTGTGCTACCTCGCTTGAAGGCGTAATGGGGTAGCCACCAAAAAAACTACACCCACATTCAAGTGCCGCTTGCGCCACCAACTCATTTCCCCCTGTGATTACCTCTCGCATACTCTCTCCTTAACTTATTGTGTGCTGTTACTTAATTTCACACTCTTTTAAATTTTTATGCTTGCTAGTGTGTTAGGTTTCTATTCTAGCACCATAAATTTATTTTCTTTCACCATTTGCGCGCGTGCCTTAGATTCTGCTGTGAGTTTTGCAAATTTAAATTCATCTTTGCTCGCGACAAATATCGCAAAATCCGGGCAATGCAACTCGCATTCATAGCACCCAATGCAACTTTCAGGGTGTGTCACAGAAATGATTTTCCCCAGAATCTTATGCTCATCTTTTTGCATACCAAGCACACCACTCGGACAGAGCGAAACGCAAATATCGCACGCCTTACACCTTGATTCATCAATCCAAACCGGAACATTCTCCGGTGCTTGCTTTAGCCCCATACTTCCTCCTTGTTTCTTTTTTGTATTCTAAACATTGACAATGACAAAAACAGGTATATAGTAAAGGATAAAAGTTTAAATATTTGTTAAACTTTTTCTAAAGAAAGTTTGAAAAGTTTGGGTGGTGACAAAAAGCTACTGCAAGAGAAAATAAAACCAGTCGCCAGTGATTCCATATACATTCACAGGCGTGCCATTTGGTCCATTTTCACGAAAAAGCGTATATATGCGAATTTTATTCACAAAAACAGCAAAGCTCCAAAGATAAAGTGCCACATGTGAGTTACGCAATACAAGAAAAAAGAAAAATCCAAGTGCCACCCAATAATAGAGCATACCTATGCGTCCAAAAAAGTGCAATGAAATCACAATCCCACTTAGGAAAAAGATTGGACCACAAAGGATAATAATCCATCGCCATTCAATATCTATCTTTTGAAAATATAAAATACTAAAGACAAGTAGGACAAGGTTAAAAATAAATATGCTAATAGGAAATCCAGCCTCTCCTCCTCCACCCTCTTCATAAAATACAAGCTTTTGTGAGAAAAATTCAGGCAAAAAAGTCGCGTAAGAATACAAAAATGGAAAGAAATGTCCTAAGACAAACATAACTGCCAAGATAATTACCATAAAAATACCTAATGCAGGAAACTTGCGGATAAGAACAAAAAGTGGGAAAAACAAAATCGCACTTGTATGACAAAAAAACGCAAGCGCAAGAAATACAAAAGATTGAAATCGCGTTCTAGCACTAAGCGCAAACAAAAGAAATATGCTTGAATATCCCTGTCGCATAAGCCACCCAAGCTCAAAGAATCCATAAAATAAAAATAGAAGCGCTATGCACACGCTAAGCTCTTGCCTGCTATATCTTTGCGCGCCATACTTTTCAATCCATATCAATAAAAGTGTGCCTTCTGTGATAGCATTTAAAATGTTAAACTGAACACTACTTATCTGACCAAAAAGTAACGACCAAATACTCCAATAAAGTGGTAATAAAAACTCAACGCCCTTGCCGTAATCAAAGAGTGCATCTAAGTTACCATTACTCAGATTGATAAAAGTGTTGTAGTAGTTCTGTAAATCTGAGTGACAAAGATTGCAATCACAATAGCATACCCCCCCCCCTATCACTATACAGATTCCAAGTGCTACTCGGGCAAATCTACCGGGTGAGAAAAAAGAAAGAATGAGTAATAAAAATATTGCAGTAAAAAACGCAACCGGTGCGCTAAAAGGTAAAATAAGATAAGGAATAAGCGCAATCAAGCCTTCAAACGCAAAGTGCAAACGTGCATTTGAAAAATCCATATTTTTAAGCTTTACCATTCACTACCCCCACAGATTCTGTGAAAATTGCCTGCCACTTCCTGTCATATCTAACCCTCTTGTCACACACGCACTAAATCTCCTATGAAAATTTCATAAAAAAGCGCAATTGTAACCAAAAAAGCAAAAAATGGGCTTAAAGGTGCTTTTGCTCTATTTCTAAAGAAAGTTTGGGTGGTGAGCTACTGCAAGAGAAAATAAAACCAGTCACCAGTAATAGGGTAGAAATTCACCTTATTTTCAATACGTCCAGTAATATATGTGCGAATTTTGTCAAAAAATATTACAAAACTCCAAGCATAAAGTATCACAATATTTGGACGCAATACAAGAAAAAACAAAAAGCCAAGAATCACATAGTAATACAATAAGCCCAATCGAATAAACATATTGTCCGCAACAAAAACACTAGATAATAAAAGTGGAGCGCATAAAACTATAATCCATCTCCATTGAAAATCAATCTTATGAAAATAAAAAATACCAAAACCCACGAGCAAAAATGTATATATACCATATCTTAGACTTGTAACATTAAAAGAACTGGATAATCCCTCATAATAAGCAACTTTGTGTGATAAAAAATCCGGAAATAATGAGCTATAAGAAAAAATTAATAATAAAAAATTCCTACCCACAAACAACGCAATTAAAAATACTACCACCAAAACACTTATTTTAGGATAGTTTCTTATCATATAAAAAAGTATAAAAAATACAATTGCGCTTGTATGACACAAAAAAGCAAGTAAAAGGAAGAAAAATATTTTAAATCTATTATGCGTGCTTAAAGCAAACAATAAAAATATACTTGAAAAAAATTGTCTTATTAGCCAATGTGGCAAAAAATAATCAATCATCAAAAAAACTAAAGCAATACAAATACTTGCTTCTTGATTGCTATAGCCTTTTGTGCCATACCTCTGTAACCACACAAGAAGTAAAAGCATTGCTCCAACGGTATTTAATATGCTGAAACTTACACAACTTATATCACCAAGACAATATGCCAACAGACTCCAAAAAAGCGGTAAAAGGATTTCTACGCCTTTGCCATAATCAAATAATGCCCCCCCCCAATCACCAGCAACAAGTTTTCGATAAGTGTCGTAATAATTAAGTAAATCTACAACACACTCTGTGGTGTCGCCTTGTGCAACTGCTCCCCCTATCACTATACAGATTCCAAGTGCTACTCGGGCAAATCTACCGGGTGAGAAAAAAGAAAGAATGAGTAATAAAAATATTGCAGTAAAAAACGCAACCGGTGCGCTAAAAGGTAAAATAAGATAAGGAATAAGCGCAATCAAGCCTTCAAACGCAAAGTGCAAACGTGCATTTGAAAAATCCATATTTTTAAGCTTTACCATTCACTACCCCCACAGATTCTGTGAAAATTGCCTGCCACTTCCTGTCATATCTAACCCTCTTGTCACACACGCACTAAATCTCCTATGAAAATTTCATAAAAAAGCGCAATTGTAACCAAAAAAGCAAAAAATGGGCTTAAAGGTGCTTTTGTGTTCTAACGCACAAACTCTATCAAATATCCATAACCCTCTTTTTCCATAGATTCTAAAGGCACGAAGCGGATTGACGCGCTATTAATACAATAACGCAACCCGCCCTTTTCCCTCGGTCCGTCATCAAACACATGCCCCAAATGCGACTTTGCAGCGCGTGAAAGCACCTCTGTGCGTATCATATTGTAGCTCCTATCCTCTTCAAAACTCACAACTTCCCTTGCAATGGGTTTTGTGAAGCTTGGCCATCCACAACCAGAATCATACTTATCACTTGAGCTAAAAAGTGGCTCACCACTCACAATATCCACATAGATTCCGCGCGCGTGATTGTCCCAATACTCGTTGCTAAAGGCGCGCTCAGTGTTTTTCTTTTGCGTTACACTATATTGCAGGGCGCTTAAACGCGCTTTGAGTTCAGAATCGCTAGGCTTTGGATAATCCTTTGCCTCGATGATTGGCTCGCGCGCCTTGTTTAAGTCGATATGGCAATACCCACCGGGATTTTTCGCCAAATAGTTTTGATGATATTCCTCTGCTCTCACATAGTTTTTTAGTGGCTTAAGCTCGACTTGGATTTTTTCTTTATACTTGCCTTGTAGGGAATCTAGCGCCGCACGCGCGATTGGCTCATCTTCTGTGGATTCTGGCAAATAGTAGATTCCGGTGCGATATTGACGCCCGCGATCATTGCCCTGCTTGTTAATGCTCGTTGGGTCTATCACTTTGAAATAATACTTCAAAAGTCGCTCTAACGGGAGTTTCGTGCTATCATACACCACTTTCACACTTTCGGCGTGATCGCTCGCATATAACATCTGATAGCTCGTCTCCTGCGTCTTTCCATTAGCATAGCCCACCTCGACACTTTGCACACCATAGATTTTTTTCATATATGCTTCTAATCCCCAAAAACACCCGCCAGCAAGATAAATTGTCTTAAAAATTTGGATAGATTCCATAGCTTTCTCCTTCGGATTTTCTTGAGCGTGTGATTGATTCTGTGCTAGATTCTGCGCACCAAAAGCCTGCACTGCGCAAAATAAAATAAACAGAGAAATTATATAAATTTTTTGCATACCAACTTTCTTGAATCCTCCCTTGCCACAATACACCCAAACTTTAGATAAATCAGAATCTTAGCTTGCAAATATAAATACTTATCAAAACCCTATACCACCTCTTCTACTATGAACCTTGGACGATGTTTTAACTCTTTATACATTTTACCAAGATACTCTCCAATAATCCCAAGACTAAGTAACTGCACCGCGCTAAAAAAGCATAGCACAATCACAATAGACGTCCAACCCGAAATAGTCTGCGTGGTAAAAAGCCTCATAAAAAGGGCATAAAGCCCAAAGCCAGCAAAAAACACAAAAAACACCATACCAAGCATACTTATCAATCGTAAAGGTTTGATAGAAAAGCTAGTAACACCATTCCATGCAAAAGAAAGCATTTTGGCAAGACTATATTTAGACTCTCCAGCCTCGCGCTCCTTGACACTGAATTTCACAAAATCTAACCTAAATCCCAAATCTAACACTAAAGCACGCAAAAACAGATTCCGCTCATCATAGGATTTAAGTGCCTCTAGCGCCCTTTTACTCAAAAGTCGATAATCGGCGTGATTTGTCACCAGATTCACACCAAGTGCTTGCATAAACGCATAAAATCCAAGCGCGCTGTATTTTTTAAATACAGAATCACTCCGCCTATCCTCTCTCACGCCAAGCACAATATCCGCCCCAGCCACAAATTTTGCCACAAACTCATCAAATTTCTCACAATCTTGCTGCAAATCGCCATCTATACTTATCACACAATCGCATTTGTCCCTTGCATATTCTAATCCAGCCAAAAGCGCGTTTTGATGTCCATAATTTCTGGAAAGCCTTATAGATACAACTTCTATTTTGTTGGTATTGAGATGACTAATTAGGGGGGGGGGCAATAGTATTATTTTTAGATTCTATGCTAGCTATTTGATTTATATCCAATGAATATGATATTTTTGCTTTTTTACTAGAAAAACTCACCAACATTTCCCAAGTTTTATCCTTACTACCATCATCAATAAAAATAAGCTTAGAATCTGGTGCGATACTCTTACCAACCATATATTCTAGTTTTGTTTGAAGTCGCAAAAATGTCTGCTTAATAATCGCCTCTTCGTTATAACACGGCACAACTACGCATAAACTAGGTAACGAATTTCTCATAAATTTTGCTCCAATAAAACATCTTAAATGAACTCGGATTGTAGCCTAAAAACGCTCAAACAAAATTAAGCTAGCAGCTTTCCATAACACCCACAAACCCTAGCAAAAGCAAGCTTCAATGAAAGAATCTATTCATAATTTTACATAACTTTAGCGCATTCTCATCAAGCCAAAGTCTTGCATTTGTTGCATCATTTCTCCTTGAAATCCACCCTTTATATCGGAAACACTCTTATGCTTGGGTCAAGGTTTTCCTGCAAAATATTCTCAATCGCATAAAGCGTGCCTGTCGCGCCACTCGCGCACCCACTGCACGCCCCAAGATAGCGGATATAAATATCCACATGCCCATCACTAGAATCTTTAATATCCAAAATCTCCATATTTCCGCCGTCCATCATAAGCATTGGGCGCACTTTCTCATCAATAAGAGAATCCACCACTTTTGCCCTCTGCACCATTGTCATTTCTTTAAACGCAAGCGTACCCTGCGCACTTTTAGCGACATTTTCTTTCAATTTTTCAGATTCCATTTCAGCGCGCACTTGAGCTAAAATATCCACCAAATAATATTCTCTCTTTTCGTGTCCGCCGGGTTTTACACAGCTTTTACAAAACGCGCCTGCTTTGGTGTAGTTTGTGATTTCTTCCACGCTTTTCAAATCGTTTAACCTTATCACTTCCTTAATCGTTGAAAGGCTCACGCGCGCGCACTCACACACGATGATTTCATCTTCAAAATCCTCTTCGCTTTTGCCTAGATACATTCCCGCGGCTTTTTTAATCACATCATACGCCATCACCGAGCAGTGCATCTTTTGTCCGGGTACTGCGGGCGTATCCGGATCATCACGCAAGGCATATTCGACATCAAGATTTGTGATTTTTACCGCGTCTTGCACCTTTTTACCAAGGCAGAGCTCCACCATCATATCACTACTTGCAATCGCCGTCCCACAGCCAAAACTCTTAAATTTCGCGTCAATAATTCTATCCTCAGAATCCACCAACCAATACAGCCTTACCGCATCACCACAAGATTCTGCGCCATAATCTGCCACGATGAGTTTTGCGCCCTTTGCATCAGCGTCTTTTTGCGTCAAAACACCCAAATGCGTTGGATTATCCATTCTGTCACTTACTTTTTGGCTATATGCATCCCACAACGCCCCACCTAATAAATCATTTTTTGCCATTGTGTTCCTTTCAAATGTTTGTTGTTCTAAATTTAATGAACTTTTATAAAAATTCTGCTAACAGATTCTAAACATATTAAAACTTAGGATATCGCTCTATTGTGTTTGTTTATTGGCTCTTAGTTTTGTGAGACTAACATCACCCTTAAATTCCTTTCCTATAAGTCCAACTAGATATTTCACAATATCTAGTTGATATTTTTCGTAAATTGAAATATCTGCACTGAGAAAGCCAAACCATATCATGCTTGGAGTTTCGCTCTCATCCATTAAACAATGAACAGCTATCCCTATGTTTTGAAGCACGATACTCACAGTATAAACATTTGTTATCGGTATGCTCGTGGTTGTCGTGACTGTCCTACCAGGATTAAAACCGTAGCCCGTGTATGAAGAACTAGGTATATAGGTGCTACTTTGTCTAGTCTGATAGCTTGTATAACTTCCTGTGTAACTAGATGAGGAGACATCAAGCGAGAAAGTTACAAAACACCTCGATTCTTGTCGTTCTACATTGAAGCCCAAAATACCAAATCCCTGTTCAACCATCGTTTCAGCTAATAAGATTCCAAACTTTTTATCCTTAATGGTCGGATTACTCCCGATATATATTGCCAATGGCTCTTGTGGGTCAAAAGATATTTGTGGGTCAAGCTGTGTGGAATAATACACGCTCGAACACGCACCAAAATATACACAGAAAAACAACAATAGACTACTTATGCTACAGATTTTCAACTAGTCACTTCTCATATGAGCTAGAAATCGCCCTTAGTCTTTTTACTGCCTTTTTAAATACCTCTAGCATAGTTTGGATTTCCTCTCTTGTCGTAAAGCGACTAAGGGAGATTCTAATCGCGGTATGCGCCAACTCTTTATCCGCGCCAATTGCCACCATCACAGGATTTGCTTCCAAATCCTCGCTCGCGCACGCACTTC from Helicobacter himalayensis harbors:
- the msrB gene encoding peptide-methionine (R)-S-oxide reductase MsrB, with protein sequence MQKIYIISLFILFCAVQAFGAQNLAQNQSHAQENPKEKAMESIQIFKTIYLAGGCFWGLEAYMKKIYGVQSVEVGYANGKTQETSYQMLYASDHAESVKVVYDSTKLPLERLLKYYFKVIDPTSINKQGNDRGRQYRTGIYYLPESTEDEPIARAALDSLQGKYKEKIQVELKPLKNYVRAEEYHQNYLAKNPGGYCHIDLNKAREPIIEAKDYPKPSDSELKARLSALQYSVTQKKNTERAFSNEYWDNHARGIYVDIVSGEPLFSSSDKYDSGCGWPSFTKPIAREVVSFEEDRSYNMIRTEVLSRAAKSHLGHVFDDGPREKGGLRYCINSASIRFVPLESMEKEGYGYLIEFVR
- a CDS encoding EpsG family protein, translated to MDFSNARLHFAFEGLIALIPYLILPFSAPVAFFTAIFLLLILSFFSPGRFARVALGICIVIGGAVAQGDTTECVVDLLNYYDTYRKLVAGDWGGALFDYGKGVEILLPLFWSLLAYCLGDISCVSFSILNTVGAMLLLLVWLQRYGTKGYSNQEASICIALVFLMIDYFLPHWLIRQFFSSIFLLFALSTHNRFKIFFFLLLAFLCHTSAIVFFILFYMIRNYPKISVLVVVFLIALFVGRNFLLLIFSYSSLFPDFLSHKVAYYEGLSSSFNVTSLRYGIYTFLLVGFGIFYFHKIDFQWRWIIVLCAPLLLSSVFVADNMFIRLGLLYYYVILGFLFFLVLRPNIVILYAWSFVIFFDKIRTYITGRIENKVNFYPITGDWFYFLLQ
- a CDS encoding glycosyltransferase; protein product: MPPPLISHLNTNKIEVVSIRLSRNYGHQNALLAGLEYARDKCDCVISIDGDLQQDCEKFDEFVAKFVAGADIVLGVREDRRSDSVFKKYSALGFYAFMQALGVNLVTNHADYRLLSKRALEALKSYDERNLFLRALVLDLGFRLDFVKFSVKEREAGESKYSLAKMLSFAWNGVTSFSIKPLRLISMLGMVFFVFFAGFGLYALFMRLFTTQTISGWTSIVIVLCFFSAVQLLSLGIIGEYLGKMYKELKHRPRFIVEEVV
- a CDS encoding iron-sulfur cluster assembly scaffold protein — its product is MAKNDLLGGALWDAYSQKVSDRMDNPTHLGVLTQKDADAKGAKLIVADYGAESCGDAVRLYWLVDSEDRIIDAKFKSFGCGTAIASSDMMVELCLGKKVQDAVKITNLDVEYALRDDPDTPAVPGQKMHCSVMAYDVIKKAAGMYLGKSEEDFEDEIIVCECARVSLSTIKEVIRLNDLKSVEEITNYTKAGAFCKSCVKPGGHEKREYYLVDILAQVRAEMESEKLKENVAKSAQGTLAFKEMTMVQRAKVVDSLIDEKVRPMLMMDGGNMEILDIKDSSDGHVDIYIRYLGACSGCASGATGTLYAIENILQENLDPSIRVFPI
- a CDS encoding 2-oxoglutarate synthase subunit alpha yields the protein MREVITGGNELVAQAALECGCSFFGGYPITPSSEVAHEMSVELPKRGGKFIQMEDEIAGISVALGAAMSGKKAMTATSGPGISLKSEQIGYGFMAEIPLVIVNVMRGGPSTGLPTRVSQGDVNQAKSPSHGDFCSIAIAVGNLSEAYTQTIRAFNLAEKYMTPVFLLLDETIGHMHARAQIPELSEIEIINRAEFKGDPKDYKPYGVEAGKPAVLNPFFKGYRYHVTGLHHGATGFPTEDEKLSQDLIDRLFAKIENSVDDIVKFEEYKLEDAEIALICYGSVSLSAKEAVNSLRKNGVKVGMFRPITLWPSPQKQLQALGKRINKILVVELNKGQYLGEIERILKREVAFFGKANGRSISPAEIINKIQEL
- a CDS encoding DegT/DnrJ/EryC1/StrS family aminotransferase → MKIPFIDIAKINARFCFAKTFEENLSRAQFVLGEECQAFEREFSAYCGAKYCVGVGSGYDALFLILKAYKELGKLRDFDEVIVPTNSYVASAFAITQNSLTPIFAPPSEKDFLLDCLSLDSLLTSRTRAIMPVHLFGQLCNMRAILDFAKKHNLLVIEDSAQAHGAYFDNTESKKRAGSYANAGAFSFYPAKNLGALGDGGAVVSDDEALIHTIRTIANSGSEQKYIHTLQGINSRLDSIQAMFLRQKLKVLDSDNFARRKIAKAYLQGIQHKDISLPTLADYELDSAQSTQTSDILHAPFHTWHLFVLRSSRRDALQEHLRAQGIESLIHYPLPIHKQKAFAQYNTLNLPNQDLHSQILSIPISQVQSEESTQKIIHAINNF
- a CDS encoding EpsG family protein, with translation MVKLKNMDFSNARLHFAFEGLIALIPYLILPFSAPVAFFTAIFLLLILSFFSPGRFARVALGICIVIGGGVCYCDCNLCHSDLQNYYNTFINLSNGNLDALFDYGKGVEFLLPLYWSIWSLLFGQISSVQFNILNAITEGTLLLIWIEKYGAQRYSRQELSVCIALLFLFYGFFELGWLMRQGYSSIFLLFALSARTRFQSFVFLALAFFCHTSAILFFPLFVLIRKFPALGIFMVIILAVMFVLGHFFPFLYSYATFLPEFFSQKLVFYEEGGGGEAGFPISIFIFNLVLLVFSILYFQKIDIEWRWIIILCGPIFFLSGIVISLHFFGRIGMLYYWVALGFFFFLVLRNSHVALYLWSFAVFVNKIRIYTLFRENGPNGTPVNVYGITGDWFYFLLQ
- a CDS encoding glycosyltransferase; the protein is MRNSLPSLCVVVPCYNEEAIIKQTFLRLQTKLEYMVGKSIAPDSKLIFIDDGSKDKTWEMLVSFSSKKAKISYSLDINQIASIESKNNTIAPPPN
- a CDS encoding 2-oxoacid:acceptor oxidoreductase family protein, which encodes MEHQLRFTGVGGQGVLLAGEILAEAKIKDKGYGVKAATYTSQVRGGPTKVDILLDSEEILYPYASEGEIDFMLSTAQVSYDSFKNGVKKGNIIVVEPNLVKPSEEDRKNYRIYEIPIISIAKEEVGNVVTQSVVALAITVTMTKCVDREIVFETMLEKVPDKVKEVNKKAFLLGEKYAKEALEG
- a CDS encoding 4Fe-4S binding protein — encoded protein: MGLKQAPENVPVWIDESRCKACDICVSLCPSGVLGMQKDEHKILGKIISVTHPESCIGCYECELHCPDFAIFVASKDEFKFAKLTAESKARAQMVKENKFMVLE
- a CDS encoding 2-oxoglutarate ferredoxin oxidoreductase subunit beta; amino-acid sequence: MAFNYEEYLRMDKMPTLWCWGCGDGVVLKAVIRAIDTLGWKMDDVCIVSGIGCSGRFSSYVNCNTVHTTHGRTLAYATGIKLANPDKKVIVISGDGDSMAIGGNHTIHACRRNIDINLVLINNFIYGLTNSQTSPTTPKDFWTVTAQYGNVDPSFDPCSVAVSAGASFVGRESVLSPKKLEKLLVEGFGHNGFSFFDIHSNCHINLGRKNKMGEATRMLQWIESRLVSKAKFDALSDEEKIDKFPTGVLKHDTNRIEYCKAYDEVIKRAQAKGGK